Part of the Deltaproteobacteria bacterium genome is shown below.
CTCTATAAACACCCTCTCGTTACCGTGAAGAATGTTCAAACTATTACCGGAACCACGTATGCCGCAGCCAACCAGCTCATCGGACGGTTCGTTGAGCTGGGCATCCTGGAGGAGATTACAGGGTATGCCCGCAATCGGCGATTCCTGTACGCGCCGTACATTGCGCTTTTCCGGGACGATGAGGGGGATATGCCATGAGCGTTGGACTCAGGCCCTATTCAGAATACAGAACACCGGCGCCTTGACCAGACCTGACTGCCGCGAGATCGCTTGCGCGATGAGCTTCAAGTTTGAAAAGAGGACCGTAGAGAGACGGCCGCCCTTGTATGCCGGTCCGCCCTTGGAGCGGCGACGGTTGAGGACGCCCGCAAGGGCGTAACAGCCCCGCCTGACGCGGCCCGGCGCCCCCCGGCCCCGCCGCTACTCCTCCTCGCCCACGCCCGCTATCCTCCTCTCCGGGTCGGCCCGGCGGCCGACCCAGCCCTCGCTCTTTCCGCTCCTGAAGGAGTTTCTGCCGATTATGATGTGGTCGAGGACCGCGAGCCCCACGCCCTCGGCGGCCCGTTCGAGCGAGCGGGTGAGGAGCTTGTCGTTGCGTGAGGGGGCGGGGTCGCCGCTGGGGTGGTTGTGGACGAATATTACGGATCGGGCGTTGTGCTTGAAGGCCCGCTCCACCACGGTGCGGGGGTAGACGGCCGTCTCGTTGAGCGTGCCTTCGTGGAGGGTCTCGACCTCGATGATCTCGTTCTTCGTGTTCAGGTATACGGCCAGGAACTTCTCGTTGCGCTCGCCTGCAAGGCGCACCGAGAGGTAGTCGACGAGGTCCTTGGGGGTGCCGACGCAGGTGGAGCCCATGACCTTGTCGTAGAGGTAGAGGGCGCAGCACTCCTTTACGAGGGTTGCAAGGAGCGCGGCGTTCTCGCCCATGCCCCTGACCGCGGCGAGCTCGTCAATGGGGGCGTCGAGCACGCCGCGGAAGCCCTTGAAGCGGCGGATGAGCTCCTTTGCCAGCGGCTTTACGTCGCGGCGCGGTATGGCGTAGGTGAGGAGCAGCTCGAGGACCTCGTAGTCGTGCAAGGCCCTCAGGCCGCCCTTTTTGAAGCGCTCGCGCAGCCTGCGCCTGTGTCCGGCGTTGGGGTTCCTGCCCTCGCTCATGGCGGTTTGCGGCTCTCAGGCGGTGCGTTCCGGCGGCGTCTTTTCCCTTGCTTCCCCGCCCCCGCCGCCGTCCGTTGCGGCCTTGAACTCGAGGAAGGGCCGTATGAGGTCCATGGGCACCGGGAATATGGTGGTCGAGTTCTGCTCGGCCGCTATCTCGGTGAGGGTCTGGAGGTAGCGAAGCTGAAGGGAGACGGGGTTGCGGCTCAGCACGTTGGCGGCCTCGAATATGCGTTGCGATGCGCTGAACTCGCCGTCGGCGTGTATGATCTTGGCCCTCTTCTCGCGCTCGGCCTCGGCCTGCTTGGCCATGGCGCGCTTCATCTCCTCGGGCAGGTCTATGGCCTTTATCTCCACGACCGTCACCTTGACGCCCCAGGGGTCGGTCTGGCGGTCCAGTATCTCCTGGAGCTTCTTGTTGAGCTTTTCGCGCTCGGCGAGGAGCTCGTCGAGCTCGGCCTGGCCGCAGACGCTGCGAAGGGTGGTCTGGGCGAGCTGGCTCGTGGCGTAGAGGTAGTTCTCCACCATGATGATCGCCTTCTCCGGCACTATGACGCGGAAATAGACTACGGCGTTGACGCGCACCGATACGTTGTCCTTGGTGATGACCTCCTGGGGCGGCACGTCCATGGTGATGGTCCTCAGGCTCACCCGCACCATGCGCTGGAGGCCGGGGATGATGATCACCAGCCCCGGGCCCTTTACGGTCTGGTAGCGGCCGAGGAAGAAGACGACCCCCCGTTCGTACTCGGGCAGTATCTTTATGGCCGCCCAGAGAAGCATGACGACGGCTACGACGAGAAACAGGATTCCGGGACCGACGCCGACAGTCATAGTCAACCTCCTTGTCTGTTGGGGGTGGACGCAGGGACGCCTCTTTCAGAGGCGTCTCACCTTCAAGGTCATGGAATCGACGGACGTGACCTCGATCTTCGAGCCCTTTTCTATGAACTCGTCGCTCACGGCGTTCCAGTACTCGCCGACGACGAAGACCTTGCCCTCGCGTCCTGGCGCGAGGTCCTCCACGGCCGCGCCCCGCTCGCCCACGATGGCGCCGTCTCCGCTGACGGGGCGGCGGCGGTGGATCATGACGGCGTAGTACATGGCCGCCAGGAAGAAGAGCGCCGTCACGGCCACGGTGGGGAGCATGACCCACAGCGAGAGCCGCATGAAGGGCAGCGGCGACTCGAAGAGCATGAGCGAGCCGAGGGTGAGCGCCACCACGCCGGCCACGGCGAGAAGCC
Proteins encoded:
- a CDS encoding slipin family protein, encoding MTVGVGPGILFLVVAVVMLLWAAIKILPEYERGVVFFLGRYQTVKGPGLVIIIPGLQRMVRVSLRTITMDVPPQEVITKDNVSVRVNAVVYFRVIVPEKAIIMVENYLYATSQLAQTTLRSVCGQAELDELLAEREKLNKKLQEILDRQTDPWGVKVTVVEIKAIDLPEEMKRAMAKQAEAEREKRAKIIHADGEFSASQRIFEAANVLSRNPVSLQLRYLQTLTEIAAEQNSTTIFPVPMDLIRPFLEFKAATDGGGGGEAREKTPPERTA
- the radC gene encoding DNA repair protein RadC, with product MSEGRNPNAGHRRRLRERFKKGGLRALHDYEVLELLLTYAIPRRDVKPLAKELIRRFKGFRGVLDAPIDELAAVRGMGENAALLATLVKECCALYLYDKVMGSTCVGTPKDLVDYLSVRLAGERNEKFLAVYLNTKNEIIEVETLHEGTLNETAVYPRTVVERAFKHNARSVIFVHNHPSGDPAPSRNDKLLTRSLERAAEGVGLAVLDHIIIGRNSFRSGKSEGWVGRRADPERRIAGVGEEE